Proteins from a genomic interval of Agromyces sp. Leaf222:
- a CDS encoding carbohydrate ABC transporter permease yields the protein MTATTTNPAINPRGARGADGPGGARRSRAGRNLFANGGRAIPAKTAKYLSLIIAAVCTLLPLVSVLFASLKTKQEYGATGALEPPQNWLNFDNFVTAFTSGDMLAGFVNTLIVLAVSLVGTILIGTMAAYALDRFEFRGKRLVMALFLIATLIPSVTSQVATFQVINGLGLYDTKAALILLFMGTDIIAIYLFIQFMASIPISLDEAAMIDGASRWTIYWRIVLPLLKPAIATVVIIKGIAIYNEFYSPFLYLPSEDLISTSLFRFKGPFGSEWEIISAGTLIVIIPTLIAFLLLQRWIYKGLTSGAVK from the coding sequence ATGACCGCCACCACGACGAATCCGGCCATCAACCCGCGCGGTGCGCGCGGCGCGGACGGCCCTGGGGGAGCGCGCCGTTCGCGTGCCGGCCGCAACCTGTTCGCGAACGGCGGTCGTGCCATCCCGGCCAAGACCGCGAAGTACCTGAGCCTCATCATCGCGGCGGTGTGCACGCTGCTGCCGCTCGTCTCGGTGCTCTTCGCGAGCCTCAAGACCAAGCAGGAGTACGGCGCGACCGGCGCGCTCGAGCCGCCGCAGAACTGGCTGAACTTCGACAACTTCGTCACGGCCTTCACGAGCGGCGACATGCTGGCGGGGTTCGTGAACACGCTGATCGTGCTCGCCGTCTCACTCGTCGGCACCATCCTCATCGGCACGATGGCCGCGTACGCGCTCGACCGGTTCGAGTTCCGCGGCAAGCGGCTCGTCATGGCGCTGTTCCTCATCGCGACGCTGATCCCGAGCGTGACCAGCCAGGTCGCCACCTTCCAGGTGATCAACGGCCTCGGCCTCTACGACACGAAGGCTGCGCTGATCCTGCTCTTCATGGGCACCGACATCATCGCGATCTACCTGTTCATCCAGTTCATGGCGTCGATCCCCATCTCGCTCGACGAGGCCGCGATGATCGACGGCGCCAGCCGCTGGACGATCTACTGGCGTATCGTGCTGCCACTGCTGAAGCCCGCGATCGCCACGGTCGTGATCATCAAGGGCATCGCCATCTACAACGAGTTCTACTCGCCGTTCCTCTACCTGCCGAGCGAGGACCTGATCTCGACCTCCCTGTTCCGCTTCAAGGGGCCGTTCGGTTCGGAATGGGAGATCATCTCCGCAGGCACGCTCATCGTCATCATCCCCACCCTGATCGCCTTCCTGCTGCTGCAGCGTTGGATCTACAAGGGCCTCACCTCCGGAGCCGTGAAGTGA
- a CDS encoding carbohydrate ABC transporter permease: MAIAAPGSATTDAPAARTAPEGRPDRRPSGVTTRKRVLRRLTPYLFLAAAVGLMLLLTYWPAVNLVWYSFTDWDGLDLTKNFVGIDNYVQVFTDPRIFQVFGVSLYYFAASFLQMGLALYFAAVLSFSTRFQNLFRGILFFPYLLNGVAIGFVFLYLFQPDGTLDTVLSWFGVTEPPQWLGNPDIANWSLAGTSVWRYMGMNFVLFLGAIQSLPSETYEAAELDGANKWQQFWAIVFPGIRRVIGLSFILAISGSLSVFEIPFIMTGGANGTSTFVIQTIQTAFNFRQVGLASAMAVVLLIIVLLVTWIQRKLFPDEKVDLT, encoded by the coding sequence ATGGCGATCGCGGCACCGGGCTCCGCAACGACGGATGCCCCGGCCGCCCGCACCGCGCCGGAGGGCCGCCCCGACAGGCGACCCTCCGGCGTCACCACGCGAAAGCGCGTGCTGCGGCGGCTGACCCCCTACCTGTTCCTCGCTGCGGCCGTCGGGCTGATGCTGCTCCTGACCTACTGGCCCGCGGTCAACCTGGTCTGGTACAGCTTCACCGACTGGGACGGGCTCGACCTGACGAAGAACTTCGTCGGGATCGACAACTACGTGCAGGTGTTCACCGACCCGCGCATCTTCCAGGTGTTCGGCGTCAGCCTCTACTACTTCGCGGCCTCGTTCCTGCAGATGGGGCTCGCGCTCTACTTCGCGGCAGTGCTGAGCTTCAGCACCCGGTTCCAGAACCTGTTCCGCGGCATCCTGTTCTTCCCGTACCTGTTGAACGGCGTGGCCATCGGCTTCGTCTTCCTCTACCTCTTCCAGCCCGACGGCACGCTCGACACCGTGCTCTCGTGGTTCGGCGTGACCGAGCCGCCGCAGTGGCTGGGCAACCCCGACATCGCCAACTGGTCGCTGGCCGGCACGAGCGTCTGGCGCTACATGGGCATGAACTTCGTGCTCTTCCTCGGGGCGATCCAGTCGCTGCCGAGCGAGACCTACGAGGCGGCCGAGCTCGACGGCGCGAACAAGTGGCAGCAGTTCTGGGCGATCGTGTTCCCGGGCATCCGCCGCGTGATCGGCCTCTCGTTCATCCTCGCGATCTCAGGATCGCTGTCGGTCTTCGAGATTCCCTTCATCATGACCGGCGGCGCGAACGGCACCTCGACCTTCGTCATCCAGACGATCCAGACGGCCTTCAACTTCCGCCAGGTGGGGCTCGCCAGCGCCATGGCGGTCGTGCTGCTCATCATCGTGCTGCTCGTGACCTGGATCCAGCGCAAGCTCTTCCCCGACGAGAAGGTCGACCTGACATGA
- a CDS encoding ABC transporter substrate-binding protein, whose translation MAKKAVAGLAVLAAAAIALTGCSAGAASDPDNTIDGEVKGDLKVVTWRTDLVEDGTFDEYAAEFNKLYPDVKVTFEGITDYEGEMKTRLSTKNYGDVIGIPTMQQSQFEQFLEPLGKTSDFQDTYRFLTTHTYDGTQYGLAIGGNAQGVLYNKKVFEEAGITEPATSEDAFIADLQKVKDNTEAIPLYTNYKDGWPLSQSFSNLGSITNDPDASIHMAKDDAPWTEGSDIHAIDSLLFDAVHAGLTEADPLTTNWEQSKVDIGTGKIGAMTLGSWAISQMQAAAEDNGASADDIGYMAFPSNLDGTQHAIIGGDYNLGISKYSKSKAAAWAWITWLIEDSGFTETQGMISTVSAKDLPDNLGDFTAANVELMETNPAPAGEESLLSDVSNDSQIDLWGPIYRQKLVDIARGAADGDKDSYFAELNERWAASVDKLAQ comes from the coding sequence ATGGCAAAGAAGGCAGTGGCGGGGCTCGCGGTGCTCGCAGCGGCCGCGATCGCGCTGACCGGCTGTTCAGCCGGCGCAGCATCCGATCCCGACAACACGATCGACGGAGAGGTGAAGGGCGACCTCAAGGTCGTCACCTGGCGCACCGACCTCGTCGAAGACGGCACGTTCGACGAGTACGCCGCCGAGTTCAACAAGCTCTACCCCGACGTGAAGGTCACGTTCGAGGGCATCACCGACTACGAGGGCGAGATGAAGACCCGCCTCTCGACCAAGAACTACGGTGACGTCATCGGCATCCCGACGATGCAGCAGAGCCAGTTCGAGCAGTTCCTCGAGCCGCTCGGCAAGACGAGCGACTTCCAGGACACGTACCGCTTCCTCACCACCCACACCTACGACGGCACCCAGTACGGACTCGCCATCGGCGGCAACGCCCAGGGCGTGCTCTACAACAAGAAGGTCTTCGAGGAGGCCGGCATCACCGAGCCCGCGACGAGCGAAGACGCGTTCATCGCCGACCTGCAGAAGGTCAAGGACAACACCGAAGCGATCCCGCTCTACACGAACTACAAGGACGGCTGGCCGCTCTCGCAGTCCTTCTCGAACCTCGGCTCGATCACGAACGACCCCGACGCCAGCATCCACATGGCGAAGGACGACGCCCCCTGGACCGAGGGCAGCGACATCCACGCCATCGATTCGCTCCTGTTCGACGCCGTGCACGCGGGGCTCACCGAGGCCGACCCGCTCACCACCAACTGGGAGCAGTCGAAGGTCGACATCGGCACCGGCAAGATCGGTGCGATGACGCTCGGTTCGTGGGCGATCTCCCAGATGCAGGCCGCGGCCGAAGACAACGGCGCCTCGGCCGACGACATCGGGTACATGGCGTTCCCCTCCAACCTCGACGGCACGCAGCACGCGATCATCGGCGGCGACTACAACCTGGGCATCAGCAAGTACTCGAAGTCGAAGGCCGCCGCATGGGCCTGGATCACCTGGCTCATCGAGGACTCGGGCTTCACCGAGACCCAGGGCATGATCTCCACCGTCTCCGCGAAGGACCTGCCCGACAACCTCGGCGACTTCACCGCGGCGAATGTCGAGCTCATGGAGACCAACCCCGCCCCGGCCGGCGAGGAGAGCCTGCTGAGCGACGTCTCGAACGACTCGCAGATCGACCTCTGGGGCCCGATCTACCGTCAGAAGCTCGTCGACATCGCCCGCGGCGCCGCCGACGGCGACAAGGACAGCTACTTCGCCGAGCTCAACGAGCGCTGGGCCGCCTCGGTCGACAAGCTCGCGCAGTAG
- a CDS encoding LacI family DNA-binding transcriptional regulator: protein MAVQPRATLDDVARLAGVSSKTVSRVYADRDVVAPETVDRVLTAAKRLRFRPNTLARRLRRGGGTNTIGFVMGDLGNPFYYKVAGGIEEELRRSGYSLVVATTDDTPDGEERVADALLAQRIDALLLIPAADDQSYLEGERQLGTPVIAIDRPARNLIADSIVLENHRGTFEAVSRLLELGHRRIAYACNPAEVYSQAERVRGYRDAMAAYGVHDTANLERLTDDRAIRAETIIGELLDAPEAPTAIVTGNNRMTIGALRALRARPGTTAPALIGFDDFDTADVLGVTVISYDPVELGRQAARLALERIGDPGGFTRQIDLPTWIVARGTGERPPSELRR from the coding sequence GTGGCGGTGCAACCGAGGGCGACGCTCGACGACGTCGCCCGCCTCGCGGGGGTGAGCTCGAAGACCGTCTCGCGTGTGTACGCCGATCGCGACGTCGTCGCGCCCGAGACCGTCGACCGGGTGCTGACGGCCGCGAAGCGACTGCGATTCAGGCCGAACACGCTCGCCCGCAGGCTGCGCCGCGGCGGCGGCACGAACACCATCGGGTTCGTCATGGGCGACCTCGGAAACCCCTTCTATTACAAGGTCGCCGGGGGCATCGAGGAGGAGCTGCGGCGCAGCGGGTACTCCCTCGTCGTCGCCACGACCGATGACACCCCCGACGGCGAGGAGCGGGTCGCCGACGCCCTGCTCGCCCAGCGCATCGACGCGCTGCTGCTCATTCCGGCGGCCGACGACCAGTCCTATCTCGAGGGCGAGCGGCAGCTCGGCACCCCGGTCATCGCGATCGACCGGCCGGCACGCAACCTCATCGCCGACTCGATCGTGCTCGAGAACCACCGCGGCACGTTCGAGGCCGTCTCGCGGCTGCTCGAACTCGGCCACCGTCGCATCGCCTACGCGTGCAATCCGGCCGAGGTCTACTCCCAGGCCGAACGGGTCCGCGGGTACCGCGACGCGATGGCCGCCTACGGGGTGCACGACACCGCAAACCTCGAGCGCCTGACCGACGACCGCGCGATCCGGGCCGAGACGATCATCGGCGAGCTCCTCGACGCGCCCGAAGCGCCCACGGCGATCGTCACCGGCAACAACCGCATGACCATCGGCGCGCTCCGCGCACTGCGGGCCCGCCCGGGCACGACGGCCCCCGCGTTGATCGGCTTCGACGACTTCGACACCGCCGACGTGCTCGGCGTGACCGTGATCTCGTACGACCCCGTCGAACTCGGCCGGCAGGCCGCCCGTCTCGCGCTCGAACGCATCGGCGACCCCGGCGGGTTCACCCGTCAGATCGACCTGCCGACCTGGATCGTCGCGCGCGGCACCGGCGAACGACCCCCGAGCGAGCTGCGGCGTTGA
- a CDS encoding alpha-galactosidase encodes MTEPLVHLEAQGVAVVIDPAGGALPSVLHWGAPLGADRGDDDALRSALSRQAPPGTLDAAWQVTLSPQEGDGWSGRPGLQLRRGGVLLRPRWRVTTSPSTADRFECTAVDEASGLRLTFVVAIEAGGIVRLEQRLRHAGSPDALPVEVDWLEGILPVPTTADHQLSFDGRWTREKRPVVTGLPAGATVRQTRRGRPGHDSPALLALSEGAPRWSSGRVWAAHVAWSSDVTYRVDRITDSVTQFGGGELLQPGELVLAPGDELVAPPVLFACSDSGLDGIASAFHTMLRARPRHPESARPFVLNTWEAVYFDHDPAKVTALAERAAAIGVERFVLDDGWFQGRRDDTTSLGDWVVDRTVWPDGLGPLAARVHELGMQFGLWFEPEMVSLDSDLARAHPDWLLHDPRHLEHDPSLSWRTQYVLDLANDDAYAHVLGQIDALVGELGIDFIKWDHNRDLVESVHDGRPGVHSQTLAVYRMFDELEAAHPGLEIESCSSGGARTDLGMLEHADRVWASDSNDPVERQDIQRWTGLLLPPELVGAHVGPWESHSSGRVTPLSYRMATSLMGSAGLEWNVLGCDDDETAAITRFAALYRELRPIVHRGRVVHPDLRDPAWRVTGFVTETRDAAVYVVATIASLEDARAERLRIPGLDPARRFRLRVRREIGDAAYGWIAPEWFTDGEIELPGSVLESVGLQLPTLWPVQAFVLHLEAL; translated from the coding sequence ATGACCGAGCCCCTCGTGCACCTCGAGGCCCAGGGGGTCGCCGTCGTGATCGACCCAGCCGGCGGCGCGCTCCCGAGCGTGCTCCACTGGGGCGCCCCGCTCGGCGCCGACCGCGGAGACGACGACGCACTCCGCTCCGCGCTCAGCAGGCAGGCGCCGCCCGGCACCCTCGACGCCGCGTGGCAGGTCACCCTCTCACCGCAGGAGGGCGACGGCTGGAGCGGCCGACCCGGCCTGCAGCTCCGCCGCGGCGGCGTGCTCCTCCGCCCGCGCTGGCGGGTGACGACCTCGCCGTCGACGGCCGACCGTTTCGAGTGCACGGCGGTCGACGAGGCATCCGGCCTGCGACTGACCTTCGTCGTCGCGATCGAGGCCGGCGGTATCGTCCGTCTCGAGCAGCGGTTGCGCCACGCCGGCTCCCCCGACGCACTGCCGGTCGAGGTCGACTGGCTCGAGGGCATCCTGCCGGTGCCGACGACGGCCGACCACCAGCTGAGCTTCGACGGCCGCTGGACCCGCGAGAAGCGCCCGGTCGTCACCGGCCTGCCCGCGGGCGCGACGGTGCGGCAGACGCGCCGCGGGCGCCCCGGGCACGACTCGCCCGCGCTGCTCGCCCTTTCGGAGGGCGCACCGCGCTGGAGCTCCGGAAGGGTGTGGGCCGCGCACGTCGCCTGGTCGTCCGACGTGACGTACCGGGTCGACCGCATCACCGACTCGGTCACGCAGTTCGGCGGCGGCGAGCTGCTGCAGCCGGGCGAGCTCGTGCTCGCGCCGGGAGACGAGCTCGTCGCGCCGCCCGTGCTGTTCGCGTGCTCCGACTCCGGGCTCGACGGCATCGCCTCGGCGTTCCACACGATGCTGCGGGCCCGCCCGAGACATCCGGAGTCCGCGCGACCGTTCGTGCTCAACACGTGGGAGGCGGTCTACTTCGACCACGACCCCGCGAAGGTGACGGCCCTCGCCGAGCGCGCCGCCGCCATCGGCGTCGAGCGCTTCGTGCTCGACGACGGATGGTTCCAGGGCCGTCGCGATGACACCACGAGCCTCGGCGACTGGGTCGTCGACCGCACCGTGTGGCCCGACGGCCTCGGCCCGCTCGCGGCGCGGGTGCACGAGCTGGGCATGCAGTTCGGGCTGTGGTTCGAGCCCGAGATGGTGAGTCTCGACTCCGACCTCGCCCGGGCGCACCCCGACTGGCTGCTGCACGACCCGCGGCACCTCGAGCACGACCCCTCACTGTCGTGGCGCACCCAGTACGTGCTCGACCTCGCGAACGACGACGCCTACGCACACGTGCTCGGCCAGATCGACGCGCTCGTCGGCGAGCTCGGCATCGACTTCATCAAGTGGGATCACAACCGCGACCTCGTCGAGAGCGTGCACGACGGCCGGCCCGGCGTGCACTCCCAGACCCTCGCCGTGTACCGCATGTTCGACGAGCTCGAGGCCGCTCACCCGGGTCTCGAGATCGAGTCGTGCTCCTCCGGCGGCGCTCGCACCGACCTCGGCATGCTCGAGCACGCCGATCGGGTCTGGGCGAGCGACTCGAACGATCCGGTCGAACGCCAGGACATCCAGCGCTGGACCGGGCTGCTGCTGCCGCCGGAACTCGTCGGCGCGCACGTCGGCCCGTGGGAGTCGCACAGCTCGGGCCGGGTGACGCCGCTCTCGTACCGCATGGCCACCAGCCTCATGGGTTCGGCCGGTCTCGAGTGGAACGTGCTCGGCTGCGACGACGACGAGACGGCCGCGATCACGCGCTTCGCCGCCCTCTACCGGGAGCTGCGCCCGATCGTCCATCGCGGCCGGGTGGTGCACCCCGACCTCCGCGACCCCGCGTGGCGGGTGACGGGGTTCGTGACCGAGACGCGCGATGCGGCCGTCTACGTCGTCGCGACGATCGCGAGCCTCGAGGACGCACGCGCGGAGCGCCTGCGCATCCCCGGACTCGACCCGGCGCGCCGGTTCCGGCTGCGGGTGCGTCGCGAGATCGGCGACGCCGCGTACGGCTGGATCGCACCCGAGTGGTTCACCGACGGCGAGATCGAGCTCCCGGGTTCCGTGCTCGAATCGG